One window from the genome of Alnus glutinosa chromosome 13, dhAlnGlut1.1, whole genome shotgun sequence encodes:
- the LOC133853713 gene encoding uncharacterized protein LOC133853713 isoform X1 produces the protein MSSTPKKRPKPNAKPTSSSSSSSSSLSPLMEPPQSFFPSTDEFLRLVAVLAIATFVALGCNLLATTFINRQSKPFCDSGDLDSPDAISDFCELCPSNGECYQGKLECVRGYRKHGKFCVEDGDINETAKKLSEWVEVHLCEAYAQFLCNGIGTVWVREDDVWKELDGHELMKNVGLDSATYMYTKQRTMDAVGRLLETRRNPHGIKELKCPDLLVERYKPFPCRIRQWLTEHALIIFPVCVLLLGCTFFLLKVRRIQYLSSRAEELYHQVCEILEENALTSKSINGEREPWVVASRLRDHLLLPRERKDPVLWKKVEELVQEDSRVDRYPKLVKGESKVVWEWQVEGSLSSSRLRKKLEASKLKSAEGMDINSDKQRNALKTDNTFHAEPKALIF, from the exons ATGTCTTCCACTCCAAAGAAGCGCCCAAAACCCAATGCTAAAccgacttcttcttcttcttcttcaagttcttCGCTGAGCCCTTTGATGGAACCCCCACAGAGTTTCTTTCCCTCCACGGATGAGTTCCTGCGGCTTGTGGCAGTGCTCGCCATCGCCACGTTCGTCGCTCTGGGCTGCAACCTCTTGGCCACCACTTTCATCAACCGCCAATCCAAGCCCTTCTGCGATAGCGGCGATTTAGACTCCCCTGATGCAATCTCCG ATTTCTGTGAGCTTTGTCCAAGTAACGGAGAATGTTATCAAGGCAAGTTGGAATGTGTGCGTGGTTATAGAAAGCATGGGAAGTTCTGTGTAGAAGATGGAGATATTAATGAAACAGCTAAGAAACTT TCGGAGTGGGTAGAAGTTCATCTTTGTGAAGCATACGCTCAATTTTTGTGCAATGGAATTGGGACAGTTTGG GTAAGAGAGGATGATGTATGGAAGGAGTTAGATGGGCATGAGCTGATGAAAAATGTTGGCTTGGACAGTGCTACCTATATGTATACAAAACAAAGGACAATGGATGCTGTTGGCAGATTATTGGAGACAAGGAGAAATCCTCATGG GATCAAAGAGTTGAAGTGCCCAGACTTGTTAGTTGAGCGTTATAAGCCATTTCCCTGTCGCATCCGTCAGTGGCTCACTGAGCATgctcttattatttttccagTTTGTGTGCTG CTTCTCGGATGCACATTTTTTCTCCTGAAAGTTCGTCGCATACAATATCTATCAAGCAGAGCTGAAGAACTATACCACCAG GTTTGTGAAATACTGGAGGAGAATGCATTGACGTCGAAGAGTATAAATGGGGAACGTGAACCTTGGGTTGTTGCTTCTAGGTTACGAGATCATCTTCTTTTACCAAGAGAGAGGAAGGACCCTGTGTTATGGAAAAAG GTAGAAGAATTGGTTCAGGAAGATTCTCGAGTAGATCGTTATCCAAAGCTTGTGAAGGGTGAATCAAAAGTAGTATGGGAATGGCAAG ttgaAGGCTCTTTGAGCTCTTCAAGGTTGAGAAAAAAATTAGAGGCAAGCAAATTGAAGTCTGCTGAAGGCATGGACATAAATTCTGATAAACAACGCAATGCATTGAAAACTG ACAACACATTTCATGCAGAGCCTAAGGCACTGATATTTTGA
- the LOC133853713 gene encoding uncharacterized protein LOC133853713 isoform X2: MSSTPKKRPKPNAKPTSSSSSSSSSLSPLMEPPQSFFPSTDEFLRLVAVLAIATFVALGCNLLATTFINRQSKPFCDSGDLDSPDAISDFCELCPSNGECYQGKLECVRGYRKHGKFCVEDGDINETAKKLSEWVEVHLCEAYAQFLCNGIGTVWVREDDVWKELDGHELMKNVGLDSATYMYTKQRTMDAVGRLLETRRNPHGIKELKCPDLLVERYKPFPCRIRQWLTEHALIIFPVCVLLLGCTFFLLKVRRIQYLSSRAEELYHQVCEILEENALTSKSINGEREPWVVASRLRDHLLLPRERKDPVLWKKVEELVQEDSRVDRYPKLVKGESKVVWEWQVEGSLSSSRLRKKLEASKLKSAEGMDINSDKQRNALKTEPKALIF, translated from the exons ATGTCTTCCACTCCAAAGAAGCGCCCAAAACCCAATGCTAAAccgacttcttcttcttcttcttcaagttcttCGCTGAGCCCTTTGATGGAACCCCCACAGAGTTTCTTTCCCTCCACGGATGAGTTCCTGCGGCTTGTGGCAGTGCTCGCCATCGCCACGTTCGTCGCTCTGGGCTGCAACCTCTTGGCCACCACTTTCATCAACCGCCAATCCAAGCCCTTCTGCGATAGCGGCGATTTAGACTCCCCTGATGCAATCTCCG ATTTCTGTGAGCTTTGTCCAAGTAACGGAGAATGTTATCAAGGCAAGTTGGAATGTGTGCGTGGTTATAGAAAGCATGGGAAGTTCTGTGTAGAAGATGGAGATATTAATGAAACAGCTAAGAAACTT TCGGAGTGGGTAGAAGTTCATCTTTGTGAAGCATACGCTCAATTTTTGTGCAATGGAATTGGGACAGTTTGG GTAAGAGAGGATGATGTATGGAAGGAGTTAGATGGGCATGAGCTGATGAAAAATGTTGGCTTGGACAGTGCTACCTATATGTATACAAAACAAAGGACAATGGATGCTGTTGGCAGATTATTGGAGACAAGGAGAAATCCTCATGG GATCAAAGAGTTGAAGTGCCCAGACTTGTTAGTTGAGCGTTATAAGCCATTTCCCTGTCGCATCCGTCAGTGGCTCACTGAGCATgctcttattatttttccagTTTGTGTGCTG CTTCTCGGATGCACATTTTTTCTCCTGAAAGTTCGTCGCATACAATATCTATCAAGCAGAGCTGAAGAACTATACCACCAG GTTTGTGAAATACTGGAGGAGAATGCATTGACGTCGAAGAGTATAAATGGGGAACGTGAACCTTGGGTTGTTGCTTCTAGGTTACGAGATCATCTTCTTTTACCAAGAGAGAGGAAGGACCCTGTGTTATGGAAAAAG GTAGAAGAATTGGTTCAGGAAGATTCTCGAGTAGATCGTTATCCAAAGCTTGTGAAGGGTGAATCAAAAGTAGTATGGGAATGGCAAG ttgaAGGCTCTTTGAGCTCTTCAAGGTTGAGAAAAAAATTAGAGGCAAGCAAATTGAAGTCTGCTGAAGGCATGGACATAAATTCTGATAAACAACGCAATGCATTGAAAACTG AGCCTAAGGCACTGATATTTTGA
- the LOC133853999 gene encoding pyruvate dehydrogenase E1 component subunit beta-1, mitochondrial-like, with translation MTVRDALNSALDEEMSADPKVFLMGEEVGEYQGFKVHTRQLTVIINSAAKSNYMSAGQISVPIVFRGPNGAAARVGAQHSHASKATWRMFGGKIQKSCIERGDFELIAAAGLKGEDLKFLEYIWVMEGLGFGVIFSLAVDDVSEGEASVHKGTYWIATWQESGSSVLEKLSST, from the exons ATGACTGTTAGAGACGCTCTAAACTCTGCACTCGATGAGGAAATGTCTGCTGATCCTAAAGTATTTTTGATGGGTGAAGAG GTTGGGGAATATCAAGGATTCAAGGTGCATACAAG GCAATTGACCGTCATCATTAATTCTGCTGCAAAATCAAACTATATGTCTGCTGGCCAGATATCTGTGCCTATAGTTTTTAGAGGGCCTAATGGTGCTGCTGCTAGAGTTGGTGCCCAACACTCTCATGcat CCAAAGCTACATGGAGAATGTTTGGTGGTAAGATCCAAAAGAGTTGCATTGAACGTGGGGACTTTGAACTTATTGCAGCGGCTGGATTGAAGGGGGAGGATCTGAAATTTCTTGAATATATATGGGTGATG GAGGGGCTTGGATTTGGTGTGATATTTTCACTTGCAGTTGATGATGTGTCTGAAGGAGAGGCGTCCGTCCACAAAGGGACTTATTGGATTGCAACGTGGCAGGAGTCTGGGAGTTCCGTATTGGAGAAGCTGTCTTCCACATGA